A section of the Phaseolus vulgaris cultivar G19833 chromosome 8, P. vulgaris v2.0, whole genome shotgun sequence genome encodes:
- the LOC137825231 gene encoding uncharacterized protein yields the protein MAPPLVSYDLFDVRQYQGESLKDFLNRFGAQIVRLPGKDEEMFVHAFKKGVLLGPFSESLIRSHPATFAEIRRRVMAHIAAESEVSKKRGNVAPAKPRAQTRVQLQRVMEAATVKRDQRMRHPYDPKKNKGKGPGRPRETNRPPRYEFVIGLADLIAILNIVARLKVPEKTTEKVSGPKPDAWCEFHKSFGHSINSCLALGYQLAELVKCGFLKDYLLEKQAGQSTGSQPAGNEGQQHEVPIHGEIHTIAGGFLGGGCTASQRKKYARSVMSVEAFEDHSRCGHHVHQGRP from the coding sequence ATGGCACCAccgttggtgtcttacgacctatTCGACGTGAgacagtaccaaggggagtccctgaaggatttcctgaacagattcggagctcagatagtccgcttgccaggcaaagatgaagaaatgtttgtacatgccttcaaaaagggtgtgTTGCTCGGGCCCTTTAGTGAGTCGCTTATCAggagtcaccccgccacgtttgctgaaatccggcgacgtgtcATGGCTCACATTGCCGCTGAGAGCGAAGTCTCCAAGAAAaggggaaacgtggccccaGCCAAGCCGCGTGCCCAGACAAGGGTCCAACTgcagagggtaatggaggccGCGACGGTGAAGAGGGACCAAAGGATGCGTCATCCTTATGACCCTAAGAAGAATAAGGGGAAGGGGCCGGGGCGGCCCAGAGAGACTAATCGCCCGCCAAGGTATGAGTTCGTGATAGGGTTGGCTGATCTGATCGCCATCCTGAATATTGTTGCCAGGCTCAAGGTGCCTGAGAAGACGACGGAAAAGGTTTCGGGTCCAAAACCAGAcgcgtggtgtgagttccacaagagctttggccactctatcaactcgtgtttggctttgggatACCAACTCGCCGAGCTGGTCAAGTGTGGATTCTTGAAAgattacttgctagagaagcaagcggGCCAATCGACaggttcccagccggcaggcaATGAGGGacaacagcacgaggtgcccattcacggtgagatccacaccatagctggtgggtTCTTAGGTGGAGGGTGTACTGCGTCGCAGCGCAAGAAGTACGCAAGGTCGGTAATGTCGGTGGAAGCTTTTGAGGATCACTCacgatgtggacatcacgttcaccaagggaGACCTTAG
- the LOC137825494 gene encoding acetyltransferase At1g77540-like: MATSSKGEGEGEGGKSNNIVWNEALQRFETEDKEAFLEYVLREKGKVMDLVHTFVPPSKRGLGLASHLCVAAFHHAQSHSFSVIPTCSYISDTFLPRNPSWNSVVYSKGGKSNI, translated from the exons ATGGCGACGAGCAGCAAAGGAGAGGGTGAGGGTGAGGGCGGGAAGAGTAACAACATCGTATGGAACGAAGCTTTGCAGAGGTTCGAGACGGAGGACAAGGAGGCGTTTTTGGAGTACGTGTTGAGAGAGAAGGGGAAGGTCATGGATTTGGTCCACACCTTTGTGCCCCCTTCCAAGAGAGGTCTTGGCTTGGCCTCCCATCTCTGCGTCGCTGCCTTTCACCATGCCCAATCCCACTCCTTCTCCGTCATCCCCACCTGTTCCTATATCTCT GATACATTTCTTCCTCGGAACCCATCTTGGAATTCTGTTGTGTACTCAAAAGGAGGAAAATCTAATATCTGA